GACCCACAATACTTCGTACCGCTTTCGCCTCACATGTAATTATACGTTTAGCATCACCGCCGCCCCTCTCTACATTAACCAACGACAACCCAGAAAAATAATTGCAAACCGCTTCTTGCATTCCTTTCGTATATTCAAAATACGGGTTGACCACATACTCCCTGTATAAAACCGTATTGCTGCCATTACCTACTTGCGACCATCCATCCTCAGCTGCATCATTAAAATAGTTCTCTCCTTCTTTTGCCAAAGTTTTTATTGATTCTTCTGAAGATTTCATAAGAGCACCTGGATGTACTCCAACATCTCTCGCCAGTTCGGCGGCCTTTTCAGCTGCCTGAATAATAACTCCAATCAATAAAGGCGACATAATATTCCACCTCCGCAAGCCAATGAATTTCAAATATTATATAACATTTTTAAATTATTCATAATTATAATGCTTATTTAGTTAAAAGTCAATTATTTTTTAAATTTATCATTAATTTTCAAAAAATTATTAATAAATCGCCTATCAAGAACGTGTCCTGTCCCAGCTGCGTAAATATTATCCGGATGCCGCTTCTTCCCTTCTTTCTTCCACAATGGAAGAACTCGTATATAAAGAGGGGCAGTTATTCTTATCTGATTCAGAAAGAACCGCATTAATAATGATTTAATCTGTAAATATCGTGGTTATGATGGAATCTGCCATATTCAAGAATCCAACATTGAAACCAGCATCATTGTAACGTCTGCATATCAAAACCATTAAAATATTTTTACAGTTCTAAACTATTTTCTTTTAATAAAAAGTCATAAATACTCATGGTTGTAATTCCGTCTTCATCTCTTGTAACATTCACAACATCCTTAACAATGATAATCTTCTTAAAAGAATCGTTTACATTGACAAGAGAAGCCTTTTCCTGAATACGTTTTTCTTCTGTCGGCATACTGAACGCTGATTGAATATAATAGCGTTTACTACCGAGGTTTGCTACAAAATCAATTTCCAACTGATTCTTATACTCTTTCCCATATTCATCTGTTCCACGCTTTTCTACAACACCAACATCTACAGAATAACCTCTGCCTCGCAATTCGTTATAAATGATATTTTCCATTAGATGTGTTTCTTCCACCTGTCTGAATCCTAATCTTGCGTTCCTTAATCCCACATCTTCAAAATAATATTTCAACGGCGTACCGATGTATTTTCTGCCCTTTACATTATAACGATTTGCCTTATTAATAATAAAAGCATCTTCCAAATACTCAATATACTGTCTGATGGTATTCAAACTGATTGTTGACTGAATCACACTTTTAAATGTGGCTTCAATTCTCGGTGGATTTGTCAACGAACCAATAGCAGAAGCCAGAATGTTAACCAAATCTTCTAACTCCTGTTTTTTTTCAATATGGTGTCTCTCAATAATATCCTTCAGATAAGTCTCTTTGAAGAGATTTGTCAAATAGTTAATTTTCTGTTCTTCGGTTTTCATTGTTACGGTAAGCGGAAGACCGCCGTATACAACATATTCTGCCCATCCGCGGTACATATCACCATCATAGGCTTGCATAAATTCCCTAAACGATAATGGATAAATATGAATTTCATCGCCTCTTCCCCTAAATTCAGTAATTACATCTTTGGATAGAAATTTAGAATTACTTCCCGTTACATATATATCTGCATTTCTGATATGGAGCAATGAATTTAAAACCTCCTCAAACTCTCGTAACATCTGCACTTCATCAAGCAAGATATAATATTGCTCATCATCTTCTATCAGGGATTCAATATAATCTAATATTATATCCGGATCGCGATACTTTTTATTTTTACGTTGATCCAGTTCAATCTCAATTATATGGGACGCCGCCACTCCCTGCCCCAACAAATAGTTCTTGAAAATATTAAATATAAGATACGATTTCCCGCATCTTCTGATGCCAGTTACAACCTTTATCATTCCATTATGCATACGGTTAACCAAATCATTCAGATATTTATCCCTCTTGATATCCATAAGCCCCTCCTTTATTAAACATTTTTTACAGTTCCGTCTATTTTATTCAATATAATCATACATCTCTCACGCTCGGAATGCAAATGAATATTTTATACATCTGATATGTTTTTTGGGGGACATAAACACTTTTTATATTTTTTTCGGTAACCGATGAATCCTTTTTAGTGCGCCCGCCGGGCGCACTAAAAAAGGAAGCTGCCGCCATTTCTGACTGCAACTCCCTTGCATATTGACACTTCACGAGAATTTCTTAACCAATCAATACCTTTTTTCCCTCAAACGCAAAGCCATAATGCCGTATCTGCCCTTTCGGAATCCCTGCGGCAACCAACTCTGCATCATAATCTTTTTCCACAATCTGCGTAAGTGCCATCTGGAGGGTATCCTCCAGGGTTTTCTCTCTCCGCGGATTCCTTACTTTAAATTCCAGCACAAACGCCGGTGCCTTCCGCTCCAGAGGTTCCATCACCACATCATACCGTCCAAAACCACTTTCCCGGTTCGAAGTAATGCGGTATTTTCCTGCCAGTTCTACAATCAGCCCAAGCACAAACCCATGATAGAAGCGTTCCGGGTTTGCGTTTGATGACGGATGCTTCCCCGTGTCAAAAGAACTAAAGGTAAACTCTGCAATCTGTTTCATATACTCGTTCATATATTCTATATCTCCCACGAGCAGCGCTTTCAAGAAAGCGTTGTAAGGAACGGAGTCCTCTGAAAACCAGTCTCTGATCAAATCCTCCATCATAAGGCGGACTTCGCGGTTTGTAAGCACCAGATGGTAGGTAAAACGTCCTGTTTCATCACTGAAGATTTTCTCATCCACTTTCAGATAACCACTGGCAAGAAGCATACTCCAGAGTGCGCCCCGTTTTCTGCCAAGCTGGTCAAAAATAATTTCCTCATCAATTTCTGTTTCCAGAGCTTTTCCCGCCAGCAAATCTTCCATAATTTCCTTCGTTTCCGAAGTGCCCTGCTGAATCAACGTACTCACAAGCTTGTTTGCGCTACTGTTCGCCCAGTACGGTTTCAAAACAT
This is a stretch of genomic DNA from Marvinbryantia formatexigens DSM 14469. It encodes these proteins:
- a CDS encoding ATP-binding protein, which codes for MDIKRDKYLNDLVNRMHNGMIKVVTGIRRCGKSYLIFNIFKNYLLGQGVAASHIIEIELDQRKNKKYRDPDIILDYIESLIEDDEQYYILLDEVQMLREFEEVLNSLLHIRNADIYVTGSNSKFLSKDVITEFRGRGDEIHIYPLSFREFMQAYDGDMYRGWAEYVVYGGLPLTVTMKTEEQKINYLTNLFKETYLKDIIERHHIEKKQELEDLVNILASAIGSLTNPPRIEATFKSVIQSTISLNTIRQYIEYLEDAFIINKANRYNVKGRKYIGTPLKYYFEDVGLRNARLGFRQVEETHLMENIIYNELRGRGYSVDVGVVEKRGTDEYGKEYKNQLEIDFVANLGSKRYYIQSAFSMPTEEKRIQEKASLVNVNDSFKKIIIVKDVVNVTRDEDGITTMSIYDFLLKENSLEL